In Desulfovibrio sp. UCD-KL4C, a single genomic region encodes these proteins:
- a CDS encoding chorismate mutase: protein MKNAKDCTNMTEIRAEIDNIDTQIVKLIAARSKYVHEAAKFKTDEKSVKDSKRVQQVIESKIKLAVKHGAPSALVEKLYKIMINFFINEEMKEWQSK, encoded by the coding sequence ATGAAAAACGCAAAGGATTGTACCAACATGACTGAAATCAGAGCCGAAATAGACAATATCGATACTCAGATCGTTAAATTAATTGCTGCACGATCTAAATATGTACATGAAGCCGCAAAATTCAAAACCGATGAAAAATCTGTCAAAGATTCAAAACGTGTACAACAGGTTATTGAGTCAAAAATAAAATTAGCTGTTAAACACGGAGCACCATCGGCACTAGTTGAAAAATTGTATAAAATAATGATCAATTTTTTCATCAATGAAGAAATGAAAGAATGGCAATCTAAATAA
- a CDS encoding LysE/ArgO family amino acid transporter, whose amino-acid sequence MSMILPYMQGFGTGAGLIVAIGSQNAFVLTQSIKKNHHLKICLVCALCDAVLITIGVLGVGDLVASNPMLLKPAAWGGAVFLAWYGIGSFRSAIKGGKLETEEGTVSGLRSILLLTLAITLLNPHVYLDTVVMLGSMSGQYSGDGRYFFGFGAITASFIWFYTLGFGGRALAPLFRKPVTWRVLDSFVGGTMWVIAFSLAHKAMSI is encoded by the coding sequence ATGTCTATGATATTACCATATATGCAGGGATTTGGGACCGGAGCAGGGCTGATTGTTGCGATAGGTTCGCAGAATGCTTTTGTGTTGACGCAGAGTATTAAGAAGAATCATCACTTGAAAATATGCTTGGTGTGTGCGTTATGTGATGCTGTGCTTATTACGATTGGTGTGCTTGGCGTAGGGGATCTTGTGGCATCAAATCCAATGTTGCTGAAACCTGCCGCTTGGGGGGGCGCTGTATTTCTTGCTTGGTATGGGATTGGTTCTTTCAGGTCAGCAATAAAGGGTGGTAAGCTTGAAACTGAAGAAGGAACTGTTTCAGGGCTTCGTTCAATTCTTTTGCTGACTCTTGCTATTACTTTGCTTAATCCGCATGTGTACTTGGATACAGTCGTAATGCTTGGCTCTATGAGCGGGCAGTATTCAGGTGATGGGCGTTATTTTTTTGGGTTTGGAGCCATTACCGCATCATTTATATGGTTTTACACTTTAGGTTTTGGTGGGCGCGCATTGGCGCCCCTATTCAGAAAGCCGGTTACATGGCGAGTGCTGGATAGTTTTGTGGGGGGAACCATGTGGGTTATCGCCTTCAGTCTTGCCCATAAAGCTATGAGTATTTGA
- the dhaL gene encoding dihydroxyacetone kinase subunit DhaL yields the protein MPINKTQLISWLNKLNTVYTDKKEYLTELDAAIGDADHGINMNRGFSKVIEKLPTVESKDIGTILKTVGMTLMSSVGGASGPLYGTFWMKGGMVLANKEEINSEDFYKFIEAGVGGILLRGRPNLGDKTMYDLWAPVLEKIKECADNGDDVSAIVDTILPVGEKALADTIPLQAKKGRASYLGERSIGHQDPGATSSFYMLETLKEVLAS from the coding sequence ATGCCCATAAATAAAACCCAATTGATTTCATGGCTTAATAAGCTGAATACAGTTTACACTGACAAAAAAGAATATCTTACCGAACTTGACGCAGCAATCGGTGACGCAGATCACGGCATAAACATGAACCGCGGATTCTCAAAAGTAATTGAAAAGCTTCCTACTGTGGAATCAAAAGACATCGGAACCATCCTTAAAACCGTAGGCATGACTCTTATGTCCAGCGTAGGCGGAGCCAGTGGCCCTCTCTACGGAACGTTCTGGATGAAAGGCGGTATGGTTCTGGCTAATAAAGAAGAAATAAATTCCGAAGATTTTTATAAATTTATTGAAGCAGGAGTCGGCGGAATACTCCTGCGCGGCAGACCTAATCTCGGCGACAAAACTATGTATGACCTATGGGCGCCAGTGCTGGAAAAAATTAAAGAATGCGCCGATAACGGTGATGATGTTTCTGCCATTGTGGATACCATTCTCCCAGTTGGTGAAAAAGCTTTAGCCGACACCATTCCGTTGCAGGCTAAAAAAGGACGCGCAAGCTATCTTGGAGAAAGAAGCATAGGTCATCAGGACCCGGGCGCAACGTCATCTTTTTACATGCTTGAAACCCTGAAAGAAGTACTTGCCAGCTAG
- the ptsP gene encoding phosphoenolpyruvate--protein phosphotransferase, which yields MIGIVIVSHSQKLAEGVLELASQMVQGSVVIKATGGIDDPDNPIGTDPMRVMEAIESVAASAEDGVLVLMDLGSALMSAETALDFLPDEVREKVLLCSAPIVEGTMAAAVQASVGASLQEASAEAATALGVKIQQLAPITGDTLTTPDCKQANKPSENELSTELVIINKLGLHARPAANLVSTAGKFKSSIKISKGDKTASAKSINQVALLSVKNSDTITITASGPDAQEALEALIKIHADNFGERDEDVTEIIKETTPLSQPTDGTICGAPASAGYAVGLAYVHQASLPEITRTTVSDSATEIKRLDQAISAALTDLKQLQLETEKTAGKSSAAIFEVHALILSDQDMRDKAASAISEQNINADFAWFEVMNGMATDFNSLDDTYMQARAADVIDCGGRVLRILTGVKEQAINLKEESIIVAHDLSPSDVAGLDLKKVLGVITEIGGTTSHAAILSRSMGIPAVIGTGESIQQITNGKTIVLDGFDGKVWINPDQSIKDETAKKRTAWLAECEEAKTKGAAPAKTLDGTEILVMGNIGIPSDAPRVLEYGAEGVGLFRTEFLFQDRNAAPDEEEQLAAYVEAAKAMQGRPVIIRTLDIGGDKPVKYINTPKEDNPFLGERGVRFCMARPELFRTQLRALLRAATAENIWIMYPMISDVDELKSVLDFQAKVRDELISEGLTITDKVKTGIMIEVPSAVAMADKLAAICDFFSIGTNDLTQYVMAADRGNGSVSKLCDNLNPAVLRMVAMTCNAAKAAGIEVGMCGELAGNSKAAPLLLGLGLDELSMNGPAIPSVKEAIRNVHMNDCRALAEKALTAKSSDEVKALLV from the coding sequence ATGATCGGAATAGTAATAGTTTCTCACAGTCAGAAATTGGCTGAAGGCGTGCTGGAGCTGGCCTCGCAGATGGTTCAAGGGTCTGTGGTTATTAAGGCCACAGGCGGCATTGATGACCCTGACAATCCAATTGGCACTGACCCTATGAGAGTCATGGAAGCCATTGAATCTGTAGCTGCGTCTGCGGAAGATGGAGTTCTGGTTCTTATGGATCTTGGAAGCGCGCTTATGAGTGCGGAAACTGCGCTGGATTTTTTACCCGACGAGGTAAGAGAAAAAGTTCTGCTCTGCTCTGCTCCAATTGTGGAAGGAACTATGGCTGCGGCCGTTCAAGCTTCTGTCGGAGCATCTTTACAGGAAGCAAGCGCAGAAGCTGCCACAGCTTTAGGCGTAAAAATTCAGCAATTAGCTCCGATCACAGGAGATACTCTCACAACTCCTGATTGCAAACAGGCAAACAAACCTTCTGAAAATGAGCTAAGCACTGAACTGGTTATCATTAATAAATTAGGACTACATGCTCGCCCAGCTGCCAATCTGGTTTCAACTGCCGGTAAATTTAAATCAAGCATTAAGATTAGCAAAGGCGACAAGACAGCCTCTGCAAAAAGTATCAACCAAGTGGCCCTACTCTCAGTCAAAAATAGTGACACAATAACTATCACAGCTTCCGGACCGGATGCGCAAGAAGCTCTTGAAGCTCTTATTAAAATACATGCAGATAATTTCGGTGAAAGAGATGAAGATGTCACCGAAATTATCAAAGAAACCACCCCCCTCAGTCAGCCCACAGACGGAACCATATGCGGAGCACCCGCTTCCGCTGGATATGCTGTCGGCCTTGCTTATGTGCATCAGGCCAGTCTGCCGGAGATAACTCGCACAACTGTTTCTGACAGTGCGACAGAAATTAAAAGACTTGATCAAGCTATTTCTGCAGCTCTTACGGACTTGAAACAATTACAGCTCGAAACCGAAAAAACAGCTGGGAAATCCAGTGCGGCTATTTTCGAAGTGCATGCACTTATTCTTAGCGATCAAGATATGCGCGACAAAGCTGCATCTGCAATTTCAGAGCAAAATATTAATGCCGACTTTGCATGGTTTGAAGTCATGAACGGCATGGCTACAGATTTTAACAGTCTGGATGATACTTATATGCAGGCCCGCGCGGCAGACGTTATAGACTGCGGCGGAAGAGTTTTGCGCATTCTGACCGGAGTAAAAGAGCAGGCTATTAACCTTAAAGAAGAATCCATTATAGTGGCTCATGACCTTTCACCTTCTGATGTTGCAGGTCTTGATCTTAAAAAAGTTTTAGGGGTGATCACTGAAATCGGCGGTACTACCTCTCATGCGGCTATTTTATCCCGCTCCATGGGAATTCCTGCTGTAATCGGTACAGGAGAATCCATTCAGCAGATTACAAATGGCAAAACAATCGTTTTAGACGGTTTTGATGGCAAAGTCTGGATTAATCCAGACCAGTCTATTAAAGATGAAACGGCTAAGAAAAGAACTGCATGGCTCGCGGAATGTGAAGAAGCCAAGACCAAAGGGGCTGCTCCGGCCAAAACTCTTGATGGAACAGAGATACTGGTTATGGGAAACATTGGAATCCCTTCAGACGCTCCTCGTGTTCTGGAATACGGAGCTGAAGGCGTAGGTCTTTTTAGAACCGAATTTTTATTTCAAGACAGAAATGCTGCTCCTGACGAAGAAGAACAACTTGCCGCATATGTTGAAGCTGCCAAAGCCATGCAGGGCCGTCCGGTTATCATCCGCACACTGGATATAGGCGGGGACAAACCTGTTAAATATATAAATACGCCAAAAGAAGATAACCCGTTCCTCGGTGAACGCGGCGTGCGTTTTTGCATGGCACGTCCTGAACTGTTCCGTACCCAGCTACGCGCCCTTCTTAGAGCTGCAACCGCTGAAAACATCTGGATTATGTATCCTATGATTTCAGATGTGGATGAACTTAAATCTGTTCTGGATTTTCAAGCAAAAGTCCGTGATGAACTTATCAGCGAAGGATTAACTATTACTGATAAGGTTAAGACAGGAATCATGATTGAAGTTCCATCTGCCGTTGCAATGGCTGACAAGTTGGCTGCTATTTGCGACTTTTTCAGCATCGGAACAAATGATCTGACTCAGTATGTTATGGCTGCGGATCGCGGTAACGGTTCAGTTTCAAAACTTTGTGACAATCTTAATCCGGCCGTGCTTCGTATGGTAGCAATGACCTGCAACGCAGCTAAAGCCGCCGGAATTGAAGTTGGCATGTGCGGAGAACTGGCAGGAAACAGCAAGGCTGCACCTCTTCTTCTGGGCCTCGGCCTTGATGAACTTAGCATGAACGGACCAGCTATTCCCAGTGTTAAAGAAGCTATCCGCAACGTTCACATGAATGATTGCCGTGCTCTGGCAGAAAAAGCTCTTACAGCTAAATCAAGCGATGAAGTGAAAGCTCTCTTAGTATAG
- a CDS encoding LysR family transcriptional regulator ArgP: MLDYKFLEALTAVIEEGGFDKASAKLNLTQSAVSQRIRTLEEQIGQILIVRSVPPEPTQAGRKLIKHLRQVRLMEDNLAEEAGLKDPDDFISIPLGVNADTLATWLFDALSEFLTENSVLLDLYVDDENQTHELLKRGEVVGCIGTGTKTVKSCKKEYLATIEYLCVCTPRFRDKWFKNGFTMETASKAPAAIFNRKDVAHERMLNIVFPKKTITHPIFYVPSSEPFVEVIRREFAYGMVAESQIAEDLKSGKLIDLLPEVRVSVPMYWQSWSVDTPLLSKLSKALVGYFKK, encoded by the coding sequence ATGCTAGATTACAAATTTTTAGAAGCACTCACCGCGGTAATAGAGGAAGGCGGATTTGATAAAGCGTCTGCCAAGCTTAACCTGACTCAATCTGCTGTATCCCAACGCATAAGAACTCTTGAGGAACAGATAGGTCAAATACTGATAGTGCGCTCCGTACCGCCAGAACCTACGCAGGCAGGACGCAAACTTATAAAACATCTGCGGCAAGTACGACTTATGGAAGATAATCTGGCGGAAGAAGCAGGACTTAAAGATCCAGACGACTTTATCAGCATACCGCTTGGGGTGAACGCTGATACTCTGGCAACTTGGCTTTTTGATGCACTCAGTGAGTTTCTAACGGAAAATAGCGTTCTGCTTGATCTTTATGTTGATGATGAAAACCAAACACATGAACTTCTTAAACGAGGTGAAGTTGTAGGATGTATTGGAACAGGAACCAAGACAGTAAAAAGCTGTAAAAAAGAATACCTCGCAACCATAGAATATTTATGCGTTTGTACTCCGAGATTTCGGGACAAGTGGTTTAAAAACGGCTTTACGATGGAGACCGCTTCAAAAGCCCCCGCCGCTATATTCAATCGCAAAGATGTGGCCCATGAAAGAATGCTGAATATTGTTTTTCCTAAAAAAACAATTACACATCCAATTTTTTACGTTCCTTCGTCAGAACCATTTGTAGAAGTTATCCGCCGTGAGTTTGCCTATGGAATGGTTGCAGAGTCTCAAATTGCCGAAGATCTTAAGTCCGGCAAACTTATTGATCTGCTTCCAGAGGTGCGGGTATCGGTTCCGATGTATTGGCAATCATGGAGTGTGGATACTCCATTGCTAAGCAAACTTAGTAAGGCTTTGGTTGGGTATTTTAAAAAATAA